The genome window TTAATTACATCCTAAACTCGCATATTCAGGTGGTTTGGGTATAATACGCCCCTTTATTTTTAGCAAATAACTTTGCTGTATTGTTTTACTAGGGGGCGTAATTGTCACACTCAGATCAAGCTAAAGCTCAATTTAACTTAAATAAGCTGCAAAAGCGTTTACGTCGCCAAACTGGTCAAGCCGTTATGGACTTCAATATGATTGAAGAAGGTGACCGTATAATGGTATGCCTTTCTGGCGGCAAAGATAGCTACACAATGCTTGAAATGCTTCAACATTTAAAACGTGTAGCACCTATAAAGTTTGACCTAGTTGTTGTAAATCTTGATCAAAAACAACCTGATTTTCCTGAGCATGTTTTACCCCAGTATCTTGATAAATTAAATGTTGAATACAAAATTGTAGAAGAAGATACTTACAGTATTGTTACCGATATTATCCCTGAAGGTAAAACAACGTGTTCACTTTGCTCACGCTTACGTCGTGGTATTTTATACCGCACAGCAAAAGAACTAGGCGCTACTAAAATAGCCCTTGGGCATCACCGTGACGACATGATTGAAACATTGTTTTTAAATATGTTTTACGGCGGAAAGCTAAAAAGTATGCCGGCTAAATTAATGAGTGATAACGGCGAGCATATGGTTATTCGCCCACTTGCATACTGTAAAGAAAGCGACATAAGCCAATACGCATTTGTACAAGGTTACCCTATCATTCCGTGTAACCTATGTGGCTCGCAAGAAAACTTACAGCGTAAACATACAAAAACAATGCTCGCTAAATGGGATGCGGAGCACCCAGGTCGTATTGAAAGCATTTTTACAGCAATGCAAAACATAGTGCCTTCACATTTAGCTGACGCCGACTTGTTTGATTTTAAAAACTTACAAACAGGTGAAGTAATTGATGGTGGCGATATAGCCCTTGATAAACCAGATATTCCTAAAGTGCCTGTTGCTAATGAGCTTGATGAACAAGAAGCGCCAAGTGTAGTTACTATAAATCTAAGCTAACAAATTTAAGGGGGTTGTATTTATGTACAACCCCCTTAAATTTACCAATTCAGCATTGCGTTCTATTTTTAACTCTCAGCTAAGCCTTGTAAAAATTCCAAACTTAACTTTTCTTGTGCATTAGCCTGATATGGTAATTGCTGCAAGCTATCGTACGAAAAATCGTTAATATCAAAGTGACTTATTTCACTATTCCCAAAGCTGTTTCGCTCGCCTGGGCTTGGCGACATTCTCTCAATAACAAAGTCGCTTAAGCGCATATCTGTAATGCCTTGTGGTAATACCGACCAGTGGGCTTTCAAATTAAGAGTTTGCCTTCCCTTCGTTAACCGCTCTTTAGATACTAAATGAGCAAGTGGTGTATCGCCACTGTATAAATTAGCCCTAACACGATACAAACCACTTTTTACTACCGCTATGTTAGCTGGCAAAATCATATTTTCGTTTTGTGCATAAGCAGTTTCAAAACCTGTTAAAGTTGCACTCGGCGGCATATATTGAATTTGCGCAACTACGGGGACTTTTTTACCGTCAACATCGCCCTCTACAAACACTTGTAAGCTACGAGGGTAATCTTCATCCTCTTCAAATGTAATAATTGCTTCACCGTCACGCGCATTGCCTGTATGGGTATTTAACACTTCTTTTGTATCTGTATTTGCAAGTTCAACGACCACTTTTCCAAGCCCTTGAGCGCTTATCTTTATTGTTATTTCTTCTGGGTATACAAAACGATATTGCTTAAGACTTAACGTTAAAGCATCGCCACTTTCATCAATAGGGCTCGATACCGGGTAGAATTGATTTGGCTTTAATCGATCTTCATCTAATGGACTCAATGGCTGAGAATAAGGAGGAAATTTAAGTGCACTTTCATATTGCATAACCACTTGCTGCGCTGCTTTTGTTAAGTCTTCATTAAACGCGATTTGTTTTTTTGATTGTGTTTTTTTTGCTGTAGGTACATCTATAGGGATCACTTTTACAGGCGATAAATCAGCTACGCTCGCACTGTGTTTAACCTGAGGTGTTATTGGCTCAACAACTTTATGAGCATCATTTTTACCTGTAAACCATAGCGAGAATAAAATAGTGCTAATAATTAAAGCAACGACATAAAATTTTTTCATTTTTATATTTCAATCTTTTATAAGGCGTATAGTTTTTAACTACACGCCTTGTATGTTATGGAATCACATTATAAATAAGTGCTGATGCGCTTAAATTATTTGAATCCTTAATATAACGATATTGTTTTTTCCAAAACCAACTACCTGTAGTTTTATCAAACGTATTAAAACCTACAGTGTCACCTTCCACATTTACGTTATTCATGGCTATTGTTACATTACCTTTTCGCTGCGCGTTATGTATTTCGTTATGGCTATAACTGTCACTCATCATCATTGGATAATGGTTTGGCATAAAGCTACTTACTGCATCACCTTGCGATTTTAAATGGCCATTTGTATCAATACTGCTGCTACAACTTCCAAACGAGCCAGCCGAACTGGCACCACATGAAGAGTGCGATGCAACAACCGAATCATCATTGCCTTTTAAAAAACCACCCGTTAAACCCAAATATGCATTTCCATCGGCAACAAAGCGTAAACGTGGCGTACGTGCATCTGGGAATGGTGAAATTTTACGTGCATTATTCACTTTTAAATCGTGTAATACACCAACAGCTTCGGTTACATCACTTCCTAGCCACCATTTGAGTGCAGCATCGACCGCAAAGTTCCATGATGCGCCAGTTAAAGCACTAACAGCTACGTCAGCCAGCTCACTTCCACCACCCGCGCCTGCCAAATCAAACGTAGCAACAATATTAAGCGGCTCTAAGCCTTCGTTTTCTAACCAGTTTTCTTGATTATCAATAATATGGCGTGCAACTAAGTCTCCTGTTGAATGTGTTACAAATACACAGCCATCACTGCATAAATTAGAGCGTGAAATTTGCTTTAGCTTTGGCCACACCCAATCGGTAGCAATTTTACCTTCAATACGTTCATAAGCAGGCCAATCAATTCGCTCATCTGCACGATTATTCCAGTACGATTGCCAATATGTTTCACCATCATTGATTACATCACTACCCGACTTATTTGTTATTTGCGAAGTTTGTAACCCATGAATTAATATAATTTTGTAGTCTTTACTCGCTGCAGAAAAGCTCATTAACATAGCTAACCCCGCACCAATTAGGTGGCTTGGCTTAATTAATTTGTGTGTGCGCTTTGTGTTGTTCATACAATTCCTTAATGTTGTGTACTTAATATTTTATTATCATTTAAGGTATTCATGTTGGTTTACATAAGCTTGTCAGCTTAGGTGTTCACTAGGGTCTGTTGTTCTTTTCGGATTAAAATTTGTTCAAACTAGAGGCTATTTAATCACGGCGCGAGATTTGTAACCTAGTGGGCTCGGTAACTGCTCCTGCGTTACTCTACTGGCTTACATCCATGTAAGAATAAGTAAAAACCGAGCAACAAAGAGTAAATAGCCTCTAGGAAGTACCCTTTGGGCAGCGTCTGTTTGGCATTAATGCTACGTTATCGCCTATTTATGGGGAACAACCACACTACTTAGGCTCTGCCTTGCCTAAATACCAAACAGACTGCTGCAAATTTAACCTTGAAAGATCAACAGACTCTAGTATTAGGAACAACGAATAAAAATGCAACAACTTATTATCATTTAGAGAAGAGAAGAAACTTATTTCATACTGATTAATGAGTTAATAGAGGTATAGTTGTTAAATTTGAAATTATTAGATGGGTTTCAAGGGGTATATTGAGGGTAGTAAGATTAAAGCGGATACCATTGAAAGTGCCCGCTTTAGAATAAGGACGAAGCTAATCTAACCGTTAGCTTTAAGTTCACTGGTAAATTGCCCAATCGCATTTACAACTTCTTGTGCACCTTGTTGGATCTCTTGCATCACTTCACCAGATTCTTTAGATAACGCCAAGCCTTGCTCTGCCTTCTCTTTACCTTTTTCTATTACAGCCACCGTATTTTGGGTTTGTGATTGGTTGCGCTGTACAACTTCTACAATTTCTTCTGTTGCTTTTGAGGTACGCGATGCAAGCAATCGCACTTCATCTGCAACCACAGCAAAGCCTCGCCCCTGCTCGCCAGCTCTTGCCGCTTCAATTGCGGCATTTAATGCTAATAAATTTGTTTGCTCAGCAATACTACTAATGCTTTGTACAATACTCGATATTTGTTGCGACTGCTGATCAAGCGCTGAAATTTCATTTGCAGCTTGCTCCATGTTAATAGCCAGCTCAGTCATTACTGCGACTGTATCTTGTATAACGCTCGCGCCTTGCTCTGCTTTTTTATCAGTTTGGGTTGAGGTGCTATAAGCAATTTCGGCAGCTTGTGATATCGCAATTTCTTGATTTACTTGATCAGTGATAACAGTTGCAAACTTCATCACTTTATAAAGCTCATTCGCGTCATTTGAGATTGGGTTATATGACGCTTCTAGCCAAACAATGTTGCCATGTTTATCTACGCGCTTAAAACGCTCAGCAATAAACTTACCTTCTCTCAATTTAGCCCAAAATTGTAAGTACTCTTGTGAGTTAGCCTCTGAAGCTTCGCAGAAAGTGCGGTGATGTTTGCCAAGGATTTCGCTTTCTTGATAGCCCATTGCAGCTAAAAACTGATCATTTGCTTTTAATACATGGCCTTCTAAATCAAATTCAATTACCGCCATAGAGCGATATATCGCTTTAATAGTATCGCTTTGCTCACGAGAAGCCGTAATTGTTTTTGTAAGTACACTTCCGAATATAGAAAAATAGAGCAACTGATCTTGCTCCCCTTTTACTGGATGTACTATTAAACGTAACCATTCAGCTTTACCATCGCTGCGCATAACTTGCAATGCACCGCCCCAATGCCCTTCTTTTTTAATAGCTTGCTGCAGGCTTTTAAATTCTGAAGATTGACGAGACGAATCTGTAATAAAATCGTCAAAAGAATTATTAGTTAGATCATCTTCACTGTAGCCTAGGTTTTCTAAAAACTTATCATTGGCGTGCGAAATTCGGCCATCATAAAGAATGTTTAGTACTAACATCTCTCGGTAAAGCCCTTCCCATACTTGTTGTAATGGGTAAAGTTCAGCTTTTAGAGAAGCTATTTCGTTTTGTTTATTTTTAGAAAAAAACATTAATATCCCTACTAATACATTCGATATGAAATGAAATTAATTTTATTATAGAAGATATTATTTATAACGCGATAAATAATAAGAGCTTTAATTACTAGATTCAGAAAGTTTTAAAATAGCCAATACATAAACACTGGTATCTGCAAATATGTGGATACATCAATAAAATAACTTCTATGTCCCAGCAGAACCTTTAATTCTCAAACTTTAATCTTTCATACAATCCAGACGCTCTCGATACGCTTTTATTCATCGCTAGTTGTAGTACTTTTTTATCAGCCACCAGCTCAAAGGTGTTTTTAGCACGGGTTATTCCCGTATACACTAATTGCCTGTTAATACCCATGCGCGCTTGTTTTAGCGGTGGCAGTACCATGGCTGTGTAGCTAAACTCTGAACCTTGTGATTTATGAATAGTCATTACATAGACTTTATCGTGCGCAGGGAGTCGTGCTGGCGAAAATGCTCGTTGATTACCTTGCTCATCAATAAATATGGCTTTGAGTTGATTACTTTCATCGGGCATTAAAATACCAATATCACCGTTAAATAACTTAAGTTGATAATCGTTTTGGCTCACCATAATAGGCATACCCGTGTAGTGGTGAGTATTAGGACTTACGGTAATTAAACCTTGCTGTTGCAACACGCGCTCTATTCGTTGATTTAAGCTATGAACGCCGTAATCGCCCTCTCGTACCGCAGCTAAAAGCTGATAACTAGCAAAAGCAGCATGCACCTGTGCAACACTTGCACCTTGAGCTATTAAGTTAAGGTACTTTGCATAATGACTTGCTGCACTTTTAACGAGCTTTTCAATTGGTTTTGCTACAAAGTCGTAATCTAAAATTACATCGTTAAAGCGCCCTTCACTACTTTCTTGCTCTACGTAATTTAAAATACCGGTGTTATTGGTGTTTACCGCAAGTGCGAGTTGACCAATGCCGCTTTGTGCATCAAATCGATAACTGTGTTGTAAAAAGGCAATGCAATCTGCGAGTTTAAATTCACTCACGCTTTGCGCTACGAGCTTAGGCTCATTATTAAAACATAAGCTATTTAGCTCATCACAACGTGCTTGCGAGTAGCTTGGCGTTTGCCCAAGTGTTAAACCTTGGCATAAATCGCTCATTACGCTGCCGGTATCTACCGAGGCAAGCTGATCTTTGTCACCTAGGAGTATTAATCGCGCGTGCGCAGGAAGTGCTTCTATTAATTTAGCCATCAGCGATAAATCGACCATACTGGCTTCATCAATAATTAGTACATCTAAATGCAGCGGATTACTTTTGTTATGCCTAAATTTATTAGTAAACGGTTTTACACCCAATAAGCGATGAATAGTTTGAGCGCTTTGCGGGATCAGCGTTTTTATATCATCAGGAATCGTTGTGAGCTTATTTTTAGCGCCCAAAATAGACTCACTTAAACGTGCAGCGGCTTTACCTGTAGGGGCCACCAGCTTAATACTAAGGGGCGCGGTTTTATAAAGTGACTGTAAAATAGCCAGTAACTTAGTCACTGTGGTAGTTTTACCTGTGCCAGGACCCCCCGTGATCACGCTAAAGCCTTTGGTGGCAGCAATCGCACATGCCACTTTTTGCCAATCAGTTTCAATTGCAGAATCTGCAGGAAAATAGGTATTTAAAAGTTCAGCCAATACTTCGTTGTTAATATTGAGCTTTCGCTCGCTCATACTTAATAATCTGTCAGCAAGTGTTTGCTCATAACCGGCAAGACGCGCAAAATAAAGTCGCTCGTTAAACAGTTGCAGTGGTTTATTTTCGCCTACGCTTTCATGGCTTTGTAAATAACTAAGCGCTGTGTGTACATTAAAATCATCACTAAACGGGCTTAGCGTACTGGGTACATTGCCATCGAGTTTATTAAAGTCACTGTTGCGCAAGTTAAAAGGATTACTCCAATCAACCTCATTTAAAGTTAGGCAGCTATGCTGGCTTTGCTGCGATAAGCACAGCAATAAAATAATATAAAACAGTTCATTGTGAGTTTGCTCAATGTCATTAGCACACAGTAATTCAGCGAGCTTCACATCAACTACACGCAGTCGATTTTGCGCTAATAAATACTCAAGTAACGGGACTTCGGTAATCGTATTATTTAACACAATGTCCTCTAATGGGGCATCTTGTGCTACATTTTTTGAAGTAAGAGGCTCTGCGGCTTCATTATTAAGTGTCTCGTCAATATCGTCAAACAAGCCAGGTTGCTCATTTAAATCACTCATAGCATAGCTCCTTGGCTAAATAAGCCATCTAAAATAGTTACTTGCTCTACAGTTAGCTTTTTAAAGTACACGCCTTGCCCTGCCGGCATTCCACGTAAAAACGTGTAATACACGCCGCCTAAATGGGTTTCTATCGAGTAATCAGCTATACGTTGTTTTAATAAACGATGCAGCGCTACCGTGTAGATTAAATACTGTAAATGATACTGATGACTGCTCATTGCTTGCTCAAGCATATCGCCTTCGTAATCAGCTGGCGTACTGCCTAAGTAATTAGACTTATAATCTAAAATATAATATTTGCCTTGATAGCAAAATATTAAATCGACAAAGCCTTTTAACAAGCCTTTTACTTGTGAAAATTCAAGCTTACTTTGCGTAAAGCCAAAATGTTTAACCAGCATTTCGTTTAGCTTAGGTGCGCTTAAGCTCTCAAGTGGTAAATTAAACTCCATTTCGACTAGGCAGTCGCTTGGTG of Pseudoalteromonas arctica A 37-1-2 contains these proteins:
- the ttcA gene encoding tRNA 2-thiocytidine(32) synthetase TtcA, with product MSHSDQAKAQFNLNKLQKRLRRQTGQAVMDFNMIEEGDRIMVCLSGGKDSYTMLEMLQHLKRVAPIKFDLVVVNLDQKQPDFPEHVLPQYLDKLNVEYKIVEEDTYSIVTDIIPEGKTTCSLCSRLRRGILYRTAKELGATKIALGHHRDDMIETLFLNMFYGGKLKSMPAKLMSDNGEHMVIRPLAYCKESDISQYAFVQGYPIIPCNLCGSQENLQRKHTKTMLAKWDAEHPGRIESIFTAMQNIVPSHLADADLFDFKNLQTGEVIDGGDIALDKPDIPKVPVANELDEQEAPSVVTINLS
- a CDS encoding methyl-accepting chemotaxis protein, with the translated sequence MFFSKNKQNEIASLKAELYPLQQVWEGLYREMLVLNILYDGRISHANDKFLENLGYSEDDLTNNSFDDFITDSSRQSSEFKSLQQAIKKEGHWGGALQVMRSDGKAEWLRLIVHPVKGEQDQLLYFSIFGSVLTKTITASREQSDTIKAIYRSMAVIEFDLEGHVLKANDQFLAAMGYQESEILGKHHRTFCEASEANSQEYLQFWAKLREGKFIAERFKRVDKHGNIVWLEASYNPISNDANELYKVMKFATVITDQVNQEIAISQAAEIAYSTSTQTDKKAEQGASVIQDTVAVMTELAINMEQAANEISALDQQSQQISSIVQSISSIAEQTNLLALNAAIEAARAGEQGRGFAVVADEVRLLASRTSKATEEIVEVVQRNQSQTQNTVAVIEKGKEKAEQGLALSKESGEVMQEIQQGAQEVVNAIGQFTSELKANG
- the recD gene encoding exodeoxyribonuclease V subunit alpha, with the protein product MSDLNEQPGLFDDIDETLNNEAAEPLTSKNVAQDAPLEDIVLNNTITEVPLLEYLLAQNRLRVVDVKLAELLCANDIEQTHNELFYIILLLCLSQQSQHSCLTLNEVDWSNPFNLRNSDFNKLDGNVPSTLSPFSDDFNVHTALSYLQSHESVGENKPLQLFNERLYFARLAGYEQTLADRLLSMSERKLNINNEVLAELLNTYFPADSAIETDWQKVACAIAATKGFSVITGGPGTGKTTTVTKLLAILQSLYKTAPLSIKLVAPTGKAAARLSESILGAKNKLTTIPDDIKTLIPQSAQTIHRLLGVKPFTNKFRHNKSNPLHLDVLIIDEASMVDLSLMAKLIEALPAHARLILLGDKDQLASVDTGSVMSDLCQGLTLGQTPSYSQARCDELNSLCFNNEPKLVAQSVSEFKLADCIAFLQHSYRFDAQSGIGQLALAVNTNNTGILNYVEQESSEGRFNDVILDYDFVAKPIEKLVKSAASHYAKYLNLIAQGASVAQVHAAFASYQLLAAVREGDYGVHSLNQRIERVLQQQGLITVSPNTHHYTGMPIMVSQNDYQLKLFNGDIGILMPDESNQLKAIFIDEQGNQRAFSPARLPAHDKVYVMTIHKSQGSEFSYTAMVLPPLKQARMGINRQLVYTGITRAKNTFELVADKKVLQLAMNKSVSRASGLYERLKFEN